From a region of the Candidatus Limnocylindrales bacterium genome:
- the dacB gene encoding D-alanyl-D-alanine carboxypeptidase/D-alanyl-D-alanine-endopeptidase: MWKFFLILPVVLVIYIGLFDSQIDGKSEIPDSLKELRENIDKILHNKILEKASVGIQIVFQDSGEVIYQSGMDQLLNPASNTKLITSAVALSVLKPEYTFKTAIYTDKAPHNGTIGDLYIKGFGDPDLSSQDLWVMAKDMVNEGVSTVEGDIIADDSFFDDQIIVKGWENFTSPASVGVSALSVNENTIKLFIRPGPKPGLPPFVMTDPPVSYLRVTNRALTLATRGGITTYYNQEDGDGELVVTGKISKKSRGLYSQIQVREPALYTAAIFKEVLENLGVKIQGIVRKGTVPAKAQLLVLHQSKPLSVILNDSNKVSDNFVAEQILKTLGAEVKGAPGSTEKGIEVIREFLKEEIGIPPDSYFLENGSGLSRENRVSPAQIVKLLRYMYNNFEVKSEFLSSLAVAGVDGTMKRRLRDTAAERRLRAKTGALKDVSCLSGYALTRDNEVLTFSIMINGFNTGTYPIKQIQNQIGLLLTEFQQATYAKRQGI; the protein is encoded by the coding sequence ATGTGGAAATTTTTTCTTATTCTACCGGTTGTTTTAGTGATCTATATCGGTTTATTTGATTCACAAATTGATGGGAAATCAGAAATACCCGATTCTTTGAAGGAACTCAGGGAAAATATCGATAAGATCTTACATAATAAGATCCTGGAAAAAGCTTCTGTAGGAATTCAAATCGTTTTTCAAGATTCAGGAGAGGTGATTTATCAGTCCGGGATGGATCAACTTTTAAATCCCGCCTCTAATACCAAACTGATTACTTCAGCCGTGGCTTTATCGGTCCTTAAGCCGGAATACACCTTTAAAACCGCCATCTACACGGATAAAGCCCCTCATAATGGGACCATAGGAGATCTTTATATTAAAGGCTTTGGAGATCCCGATCTTTCTTCACAAGATCTGTGGGTCATGGCCAAGGATATGGTCAATGAAGGCGTTAGTACGGTTGAGGGGGATATCATCGCCGATGATTCGTTTTTTGATGACCAGATCATTGTTAAAGGCTGGGAGAATTTTACTTCTCCGGCTTCTGTGGGAGTCAGCGCCCTGTCCGTCAATGAGAATACCATAAAACTTTTTATCCGACCGGGACCTAAACCGGGATTACCTCCCTTTGTTATGACGGATCCCCCGGTTTCTTACCTTCGGGTTACCAATCGTGCGCTGACCCTTGCAACCCGCGGCGGCATTACCACCTATTATAATCAAGAGGATGGGGATGGGGAACTCGTAGTAACAGGTAAAATTTCAAAAAAGTCCCGAGGATTGTATTCTCAAATCCAGGTCCGGGAACCGGCTCTTTATACGGCAGCCATTTTTAAGGAAGTCCTTGAAAATTTAGGAGTCAAGATCCAGGGGATCGTCCGAAAAGGAACGGTCCCAGCTAAAGCTCAACTCCTGGTTCTCCATCAATCCAAACCCTTATCGGTTATCCTCAATGATTCCAATAAAGTAAGCGATAATTTCGTAGCCGAGCAGATATTAAAAACCCTAGGTGCGGAAGTTAAAGGGGCACCGGGCAGTACCGAAAAGGGAATTGAAGTTATCCGTGAATTTCTCAAGGAGGAAATCGGCATTCCCCCCGATAGCTATTTTCTAGAAAATGGCTCCGGCTTATCCCGGGAAAATCGAGTTTCCCCGGCACAAATCGTTAAACTCCTCCGATATATGTACAATAACTTCGAGGTTAAATCGGAGTTTTTATCTTCTTTAGCCGTGGCTGGAGTCGATGGAACCATGAAACGACGGCTACGAGATACTGCCGCCGAGCGGAGACTCCGGGCTAAAACAGGCGCGTTAAAAGATGTTTCCTGTCTTTCCGGTTATGCACTGACCCGAGATAATGAGGTCCTGACTTTCTCGATCATGATTAACGGATTTAACACGGGAACTTATCCCATTAAACAGATCCAGAATCAAATCGGACTCCTCTTAACAGAGTTTCAACAGGCTACCTATGCAAAGAGACAAGGAATATGA
- a CDS encoding UDP-2,3-diacylglucosamine diphosphatase: MIVCVSDAHIQGDPDEIKDFLTFLNHLKGSTQTLYILGDLFNLWLGPKKMALPYQEPILRGLQQLAASGVTVKYVEGNRDYYLSESYRGSPFTEVSSSFLEEQIGGKRFYLSHGDLLNYRDRPYRLWRTLSRNRIFYKGFTLLPSRIGLSLAHYLEKKFRKTNQKHKSYFPMEICKEYARSLFNQGYDGIILGHFHMEKVLALDREDSRKLLYILPDWKTQRKFLRLDAHGEGSFISL, from the coding sequence ATGATCGTTTGTGTCTCGGATGCCCATATCCAGGGTGACCCGGATGAAATCAAAGATTTCCTGACCTTTCTCAACCATCTTAAAGGATCTACCCAAACCCTCTATATTCTCGGAGATCTCTTTAACCTGTGGTTGGGTCCAAAAAAAATGGCCCTGCCTTATCAGGAACCCATCCTCCGGGGCCTCCAACAACTCGCGGCTTCCGGTGTGACCGTCAAATATGTGGAGGGGAATCGAGATTATTACCTCTCGGAAAGCTATCGGGGCTCCCCTTTCACAGAAGTAAGTTCCTCTTTCCTGGAAGAACAGATCGGAGGAAAAAGGTTTTATCTTTCCCATGGAGATTTGCTGAATTATCGAGATAGACCCTATCGGCTTTGGCGGACCCTTTCGAGGAATCGTATCTTTTATAAAGGTTTTACGCTTTTACCTTCCCGAATAGGCCTGTCCCTGGCCCATTATCTGGAAAAAAAATTCAGGAAAACCAATCAAAAACATAAATCCTACTTTCCTATGGAGATTTGTAAAGAATACGCCAGGTCCCTTTTTAATCAAGGCTACGACGGAATCATCTTGGGTCATTTCCACATGGAAAAAGTCCTCGCCCTGGATAGGGAAGATTCCAGGAAACTTCTTTATATTCTCCCGGATTGGAAGACCCAACGGAAATTCCTTCGATTGGATGCTCATGGGGAAGGAAGTTTTATAAGTCTATAA
- the rpmF gene encoding 50S ribosomal protein L32, with protein sequence MGVPKRRSSKSRKNKRKSHHHLKAPTLSACSECGEPKLPHRACPHCGSYRGKTVIQPKEEE encoded by the coding sequence ATGGGAGTTCCCAAGAGAAGATCGTCAAAATCACGTAAGAATAAAAGAAAATCCCATCACCATTTAAAAGCTCCGACTTTATCTGCTTGTTCAGAATGTGGAGAACCTAAATTACCGCATCGGGCCTGTCCCCATTGCGGCTCTTACCGAGGTAAAACCGTTATCCAGCCCAAGGAAGAGGAGTAA
- a CDS encoding extracellular solute-binding protein, giving the protein MRRYFLYSIVIVGISLWGFLQTRAATQESSLNVALIAHSGYQPKDYERLSQLFSEISDISVSINYIPYEKQLEEINKSTSQPQPTYDVIAVDATWIPELISRGAILPLQEFIKGFKSDLVPSTLTAFTFNEKLWAMPHLSNFQLLFYNKAMLAEAGFDKPPDTLEEMANQMRVLKTRGTVEYPWHDAWGVNKGLIDEYIWLVGAFGDTLFSPSGEPVFHRGGGLEALKFMIQAVENKWINPTSLTSGVLETKDEFITGNCAFNTNWVFQAAIIKDSSLSKVSNVAEVGLLPVSRRVQQKKQYEFNSVSVGAFQGLAIAANTSDPKRAWKYIRFLTSPLVQKGFPQETPIWISLLTDTKAQQLDPLLDLKRRELLSTVPPPRVMNYRTASSIIEKYVMSALKKEIDPETALNRAVEEIKAAGITTVTLPTSSKNN; this is encoded by the coding sequence ATGCGACGATATTTCTTATATAGTATAGTTATTGTAGGGATCAGTTTATGGGGGTTTTTACAGACCCGAGCAGCTACCCAGGAGTCTTCATTGAATGTAGCCTTGATAGCCCACTCGGGGTATCAACCTAAGGATTATGAGCGGCTCTCTCAGCTTTTCTCCGAGATTTCGGACATTTCAGTTAGTATCAATTATATCCCCTATGAAAAGCAACTCGAAGAAATCAACAAAAGTACTTCACAACCCCAGCCCACCTATGATGTGATCGCCGTCGATGCCACCTGGATACCGGAGCTTATCAGTAGGGGAGCGATTCTACCCCTTCAGGAGTTCATAAAGGGGTTTAAAAGTGATCTGGTTCCTTCTACCCTTACGGCCTTTACCTTTAATGAGAAGCTGTGGGCCATGCCGCATCTCAGTAACTTTCAACTCTTATTTTATAACAAAGCCATGCTGGCAGAAGCGGGATTTGATAAGCCTCCTGACACGTTGGAAGAAATGGCGAACCAGATGAGGGTTCTGAAGACGCGGGGTACTGTGGAATATCCCTGGCACGATGCCTGGGGAGTTAACAAGGGGTTGATAGATGAGTATATCTGGTTGGTTGGAGCTTTTGGAGATACTCTTTTTAGCCCTTCAGGAGAGCCTGTTTTTCATAGAGGAGGTGGACTGGAAGCCCTCAAGTTTATGATTCAGGCGGTAGAGAATAAATGGATAAACCCCACTTCGTTGACTTCTGGAGTTCTGGAGACCAAAGATGAATTTATTACCGGAAATTGTGCTTTTAATACCAACTGGGTTTTTCAGGCTGCCATCATCAAAGATAGCAGTCTTTCTAAGGTGAGTAATGTGGCAGAGGTTGGATTGTTACCCGTCTCCAGGAGGGTTCAGCAGAAAAAACAGTACGAGTTTAACTCGGTTTCGGTGGGCGCATTTCAAGGATTGGCCATTGCTGCAAATACTTCAGATCCCAAGCGAGCCTGGAAATATATTCGATTCTTGACGAGTCCTCTGGTCCAGAAAGGGTTTCCACAGGAGACACCCATCTGGATCTCTTTGTTAACGGATACAAAGGCCCAGCAATTAGATCCTTTACTGGATCTTAAACGGAGGGAACTTTTAAGTACCGTTCCTCCTCCTCGGGTTATGAATTATCGTACAGCTTCTTCGATTATTGAAAAGTATGTGATGTCCGCCTTGAAAAAAGAGATAGACCCGGAGACGGCTTTAAATCGAGCTGTGGAAGAGATCAAGGCTGCCGGAATTACGACGGTAACCCTTCCCACCTCATCGAAAAATAACTAA
- the thiO gene encoding glycine oxidase ThiO, translated as MSKTTDVIVIGAGAIGCCIAYQLAKSKVKVVVIEKTQPGCEASSAAAGMLSPRYDPAGHRPYFDLSIASYQLYSTLSEELKDLTGVDIELLHYGTLELFLDEDDEKEGRYLHPFQKEVGLATELLTSEEVLEREPALSKTIRGALFFSKDCHVNNPRLVEALARGALQLGAEFMVGKPVTAVLKENSRITGVQAYDEIIRGHTIVIATGCWSNQIGSLLTYPLPVEPAKGQMVATTVFPPLLHHVVSSRKVYLVPRLGGDLLIGATVEFVGYDKQVTLEGVETLIRAALEMVPSLASKPLTRTWAGLRPYCRDLLPILGPIPEMENVIVATGHFRQGILLTPITGKLIQELIVDGKTSLSLEPFSPKRFAI; from the coding sequence TTGTCTAAGACAACCGATGTTATCGTTATAGGAGCGGGAGCTATTGGATGCTGTATCGCCTATCAGTTGGCTAAATCAAAAGTCAAGGTGGTTGTGATTGAAAAAACACAACCCGGATGCGAGGCATCCTCTGCAGCAGCAGGAATGCTATCCCCACGATATGATCCTGCCGGTCATCGACCGTACTTTGATCTCAGTATCGCAAGCTATCAGCTTTATTCCACCTTATCTGAAGAGCTGAAAGACCTTACAGGTGTTGATATCGAGTTGCTACACTACGGAACATTGGAACTTTTTTTGGATGAAGATGATGAAAAGGAAGGTCGGTACCTCCATCCCTTTCAAAAAGAGGTGGGACTGGCTACAGAACTTCTTACTTCTGAAGAAGTATTGGAAAGAGAACCTGCTTTATCTAAAACAATACGTGGAGCTCTCTTCTTTTCAAAGGATTGTCATGTAAATAATCCTCGACTGGTAGAAGCTTTGGCCCGAGGTGCCCTCCAGCTTGGAGCCGAGTTCATGGTAGGGAAACCGGTCACGGCCGTTCTCAAGGAGAATTCTCGGATCACCGGAGTTCAGGCTTATGATGAAATCATTCGAGGCCATACCATAGTTATTGCAACCGGGTGTTGGTCTAATCAGATAGGCTCTCTTTTAACCTATCCCCTTCCGGTCGAACCGGCTAAAGGACAGATGGTAGCAACAACGGTTTTTCCTCCTCTCCTTCATCATGTTGTCTCCTCTCGAAAGGTTTATCTGGTTCCTCGCCTGGGAGGAGATTTGCTGATCGGCGCTACGGTGGAATTTGTAGGATATGATAAACAGGTTACTTTGGAAGGTGTAGAAACATTGATCCGTGCGGCTCTTGAGATGGTTCCCTCCCTGGCCAGTAAACCCCTGACAAGAACCTGGGCCGGGTTACGACCCTACTGCCGGGATTTACTTCCCATTTTGGGGCCTATCCCTGAAATGGAAAATGTGATTGTAGCCACAGGTCATTTTCGGCAGGGAATCCTTTTAACTCCTATAACCGGAAAGCTCATTCAGGAACTCATTGTAGATGGGAAAACTTCCCTCTCTCTGGAGCCTTTTAGCCCAAAACGGTTTGCGATATGA
- the plsX gene encoding phosphate acyltransferase PlsX, which produces MKIAVDAMGGDHAPHAIVEGAVQAAREYGMSLVLVGIEEVVRRELEKYDTRGLDIEVRHASQVVDMHDLPAVALRRKPDSSIRVAVNLIRDGIVDAVVSAGNTGASMAIAKVVCGTLEGVERPAIAAVIPNLNRATILLDVGANVDSKPRHILQFAVMGHVYAKDIINVEKPRIGLLSIGEESSKGNELTKEVFEALRRTELNFIGNVEGRDIFNGKVDVVVCDGFVGNIVLKVTESFAETMGVVLKEEFSKSLRTKLGYLLIKPEILRLKRKMDYAEYGGAPLLGINGVLIKAHGSSKAKAIKNAIRVAGESIHQQIKAHITETITKYQFNYPEPIRRRIKVKKSFKDSHRPDESDEKREMKEEWHKLVNEKNPEEKEKKENKPS; this is translated from the coding sequence ATGAAAATTGCTGTTGATGCCATGGGAGGGGATCACGCACCCCATGCTATTGTAGAGGGTGCGGTGCAGGCGGCTCGTGAATATGGAATGAGTTTGGTCCTGGTAGGCATTGAGGAGGTGGTTCGACGGGAGTTGGAAAAGTATGATACCCGGGGTTTGGATATAGAAGTGCGACATGCCTCTCAAGTGGTGGATATGCACGATTTACCAGCCGTAGCTCTCAGGCGAAAACCGGATTCTTCAATCCGGGTAGCTGTGAACCTGATCCGGGATGGGATTGTAGATGCCGTCGTAAGTGCCGGAAATACCGGGGCCTCCATGGCTATTGCAAAGGTCGTTTGTGGTACCTTAGAAGGCGTGGAAAGACCTGCTATTGCCGCCGTTATCCCTAATCTTAACCGTGCTACAATCCTTCTAGATGTGGGGGCCAACGTGGATTCTAAACCTCGACACATCCTTCAGTTTGCAGTGATGGGACACGTCTACGCGAAAGATATCATCAACGTGGAAAAACCCCGAATCGGCCTTCTGAGTATCGGTGAAGAATCTTCTAAGGGAAATGAACTAACCAAGGAAGTCTTTGAAGCTCTTCGGCGAACAGAGCTTAACTTTATCGGAAATGTGGAAGGACGGGACATTTTTAATGGTAAAGTAGATGTGGTGGTCTGTGATGGATTTGTGGGTAATATCGTTTTAAAAGTAACCGAAAGTTTTGCAGAAACCATGGGTGTTGTCTTAAAAGAAGAATTTTCCAAGAGCCTGAGAACTAAACTGGGCTACCTGCTCATTAAACCGGAGATCCTCCGTCTGAAAAGAAAAATGGATTACGCCGAATACGGAGGAGCCCCTTTACTCGGGATCAATGGGGTTTTGATTAAGGCCCATGGAAGTTCAAAGGCCAAGGCCATTAAAAATGCCATCCGGGTGGCTGGGGAATCTATCCACCAGCAGATCAAAGCCCACATTACGGAAACGATTACAAAATATCAGTTTAATTATCCGGAACCGATCCGGAGAAGAATTAAGGTTAAAAAATCCTTTAAAGATTCCCATCGTCCCGATGAAAGTGATGAAAAACGGGAGATGAAAGAAGAATGGCATAAGCTTGTAAACGAAAAAAATCCTGAAGAAAAAGAAAAAAAGGAGAATAAGCCCTCATGA
- a CDS encoding DUF177 domain-containing protein yields the protein MIIRIDEIQASPSDFELELHPWEFDSQNDGFVLHSSTQAKIRVSRVGLDIEVYGYIPAELQLECCRCLESKIFPVQKYFHAIYRDAKWMETREEVELEAEDLLVSYYSEDTLNLTEIIREQLILAIPIQVFCKADCAGLCPQCGQNLNFRRCSCREDNIDPRLAVLAKLLEN from the coding sequence ATGATTATTCGAATCGATGAAATTCAAGCATCACCTTCGGACTTCGAACTGGAACTGCACCCCTGGGAGTTTGATTCACAAAACGATGGATTTGTCCTCCACTCTTCCACTCAAGCTAAGATTCGGGTGAGCAGGGTTGGGTTGGACATCGAGGTGTATGGTTACATACCGGCAGAACTTCAGTTGGAATGTTGCCGATGTTTGGAGTCCAAAATATTCCCTGTTCAAAAGTATTTTCATGCCATATATCGAGATGCGAAGTGGATGGAAACCCGGGAGGAGGTCGAGTTAGAAGCCGAGGATCTACTGGTGAGTTATTATTCCGAAGATACCTTAAATCTTACCGAGATCATTCGAGAGCAACTCATTCTGGCCATTCCCATCCAGGTTTTTTGTAAAGCCGATTGTGCAGGTCTTTGCCCCCAGTGTGGGCAGAATTTAAATTTTCGGAGGTGCTCTTGCCGGGAAGATAACATAGATCCAAGATTAGCGGTCCTGGCCAAATTGTTAGAGAATTAA
- the cutA gene encoding divalent-cation tolerance protein CutA has protein sequence MSEYIVVLITASSLEEAKNIGTTLVEERLAACANLIPHVQSIFHWQNKLSQEEEVLILLKTQRSLFERIKQRVQELHSYQVPEIIALPVQHGSESYLNWILTETTL, from the coding sequence ATGTCAGAGTATATAGTGGTTTTGATTACGGCCTCGTCTTTAGAAGAAGCTAAAAATATAGGTACAACCCTGGTGGAGGAACGATTGGCGGCCTGTGCTAATCTAATTCCCCATGTACAATCTATCTTCCATTGGCAAAATAAACTGAGCCAGGAAGAAGAAGTGCTGATCCTTCTGAAGACGCAAAGATCTCTCTTTGAACGTATTAAACAACGTGTCCAGGAGCTTCACAGTTATCAAGTACCGGAGATTATCGCTTTACCTGTTCAACACGGTTCAGAAAGTTACTTGAACTGGATCTTAACTGAGACAACGCTTTAA
- the thiD gene encoding bifunctional hydroxymethylpyrimidine kinase/phosphomethylpyrimidine kinase has product MSLKLKTALTIAGSDSGGGAGIQADLKTFTALGVYGMTAITALTAQNTLGVQGILDIPPQFVGAQLDSIATDIGIDAAKTGMLSNREIIEMVCSKVVEYGIDRLVVDPVMVAASGDPLLQPSAREALQNQLIPLALIVTPNIPEAEVLADMKITSLEDMEKAARIIREKGVRNVIVKGGHRNGEAVDVFYDGQEFSYYRAERIQTRNIHGTGCTFSAAITAELAKGKDVKEAVRIAKEYVTLAIRYSLDIGKGHGPTNHLAWIQYK; this is encoded by the coding sequence ATGTCGCTAAAACTTAAGACAGCTTTAACCATCGCAGGATCTGATTCGGGCGGAGGTGCCGGGATTCAGGCCGATCTTAAAACTTTTACGGCACTGGGAGTTTACGGAATGACGGCCATTACCGCCCTCACAGCCCAGAATACCCTGGGTGTTCAAGGAATCCTGGATATTCCTCCGCAGTTCGTGGGAGCCCAACTGGACTCCATAGCCACAGATATTGGAATCGATGCAGCCAAAACCGGGATGCTCTCTAACCGGGAGATCATTGAAATGGTTTGTAGTAAAGTGGTCGAATATGGCATAGATCGATTGGTCGTAGATCCGGTTATGGTGGCCGCAAGTGGAGACCCGCTTTTGCAACCCAGTGCCCGGGAAGCTTTACAAAATCAATTGATCCCCCTTGCCTTGATTGTAACCCCTAATATTCCAGAAGCCGAGGTATTAGCCGATATGAAGATTACTTCCCTGGAAGATATGGAGAAAGCAGCCCGGATCATCCGGGAGAAGGGGGTCCGAAATGTAATCGTAAAAGGGGGCCATCGAAATGGAGAAGCGGTGGATGTTTTCTATGATGGACAGGAATTCTCTTACTATAGAGCGGAGCGTATTCAAACCCGAAATATCCATGGAACCGGTTGTACTTTCTCGGCTGCTATCACGGCAGAATTGGCTAAAGGTAAGGACGTAAAAGAAGCCGTTCGGATAGCGAAAGAGTATGTAACACTGGCGATTCGTTATTCTCTGGATATTGGAAAAGGACACGGGCCTACCAATCATCTGGCCTGGATTCAGTATAAATAG
- a CDS encoding beta-ketoacyl-ACP synthase III, translating into MIYPKIIGTGSYVPEKVITNFDLEKLVDTSDEWITTRTGIKERRVVKEDVPLSALAFDASKKAIRSAGIEAQDLDLIIVGTISPDMQLPSTACFLQEMLGAKRAAAFDIAAACSGFIYALSIAEQYIKTGSYKTILIVGAEVLSKVIDWTDRSTCVIFSDGAGAAVLQASSEPSQVVLSTHLFADGQFAKYLYIPGGGSLHPASHETVDKRMHYVKMSGNELFKVAIRSMEEACLIALKHNGLRPEDVDLLIPHQANLRIIEATAKRLNLPMEKVVVTIHKYGNASSATIPIALDETIRAGKVKKGDIILSVAFGGGVTWASTVIRW; encoded by the coding sequence ATGATTTATCCTAAGATTATCGGTACCGGTTCCTATGTACCGGAAAAAGTTATCACCAACTTTGACTTAGAAAAGTTAGTAGATACCAGTGATGAATGGATAACCACGCGAACCGGAATCAAGGAAAGGCGTGTGGTTAAAGAAGATGTTCCCCTTTCTGCTCTGGCCTTTGATGCATCAAAAAAAGCGATTCGCAGTGCAGGGATAGAAGCCCAGGATCTTGATTTAATCATTGTGGGAACTATTTCTCCGGATATGCAGCTCCCTTCTACGGCCTGCTTCCTCCAGGAGATGTTGGGTGCAAAGCGGGCTGCCGCCTTTGATATTGCAGCAGCCTGTAGTGGCTTTATATACGCCTTGTCCATTGCCGAGCAATACATTAAAACCGGTAGCTATAAAACCATCCTCATCGTGGGTGCTGAAGTCTTATCTAAAGTCATCGACTGGACCGATCGAAGTACCTGTGTTATCTTCTCCGATGGGGCTGGAGCTGCTGTCCTTCAGGCATCTTCAGAACCCAGTCAGGTGGTTTTGTCGACCCACCTCTTTGCAGATGGACAGTTTGCTAAATATCTTTACATACCAGGAGGAGGTTCCCTCCATCCGGCCAGTCATGAAACGGTGGATAAACGGATGCATTATGTTAAAATGTCCGGTAATGAACTTTTTAAAGTCGCCATCCGCTCCATGGAAGAAGCCTGTCTGATTGCCTTAAAACATAATGGACTCAGGCCGGAAGATGTAGATCTGCTGATCCCCCATCAAGCAAACCTTCGTATCATTGAAGCCACTGCAAAACGCCTCAATTTACCCATGGAGAAAGTGGTCGTTACCATTCATAAATATGGTAACGCTTCTTCAGCAACCATTCCCATTGCTCTGGATGAAACGATTCGGGCCGGAAAAGTCAAAAAGGGAGATATCATTCTCTCGGTCGCCTTTGGTGGGGGAGTAACCTGGGCTTCCACCGTCATTCGCTGGTAG